The following are from one region of the Biomphalaria glabrata chromosome 4, xgBioGlab47.1, whole genome shotgun sequence genome:
- the LOC106052532 gene encoding transmembrane protein 115-like has product MSTSTSLSKIGLSKSATSVIPPLPILHNHFTAAVGKSSIVVKAVAVVVVIGYLFSFISSAIPYITITPGYVMPPNFRVYSFILYCFVELHFWHVLADVAVIVLFGKLLEPLWGARDMLIFFVITNLGVGITTAFLYFFIYLVTLNEEYLFEVNIYGLSGYIAGFCVAVKQVMPDHCLATLPFGKLRNTHIPLTLLILIILLRIAGLLPGPYPYMFLNGMIVSWIYLRFYQKHTNGNRGDMADNFSFASFFPSQFQPLIAIISNSIFSALVKVKLCKKPQRRYDVSSPTTITVTLPGTEPHDAERRKQLALKALNERLSKPDTTPSWPSLDDEGPTSPTAPLLPSSQNLASHVQAALKLPDADSAKLTKSSALEHV; this is encoded by the exons ATGTCGACTTCCACCTCTTTAAGCAAAATAGGCCTATCGAAAAGCGCAACTTCTGTTATTCCCCCCTTGCCAATTTTACATAATCATTTCACTGCAGCAGTGGGAAAAAGCAGTATTGTAGTAAAAGCTGTAgccgttgttgttgttattggctaccttttctctttcatttcatCAGCAATTCCGTACATAACAATAACACCTGGCTATGTTATGCCACCCAACTTTCGTGTTTACAGTTTCATTTTGTACTGTTTTGTGGAACTTCATTTTTGGCATGTATTAGCTGATGTAGCTGTTATTGTGCTCTTTGGTAAACTCCTTGAACCTTTATGGGGAGCAAGAGACATGCTAATATTTTTTGTCATAACAAACCTTGGAGTGGGAATAACTACAGCCTTTTTATATTTCTTCATTTACTTGGTCACATTAAATGAAGAGTACTTGTTTGAAGTTAATATTTATGGCCTATCTGGTTATATTGCTGGCTTTTGTGTTGCTGTGAAGCAAGTTATGCCAGATCACTGCCTTGCAACACTTCCATTCGGAAAACTGAGGAACACTCACATACCATTGACACTACTGATTTTGATCATTTTGTTGAGGATCGCTGGTTTATTGCCTGGACCATATCCATACATGTTTTTGAATGGAATGATAGTCAGTTGGATTTACCTGCGTTTTTATCAAAAGCACACTAATGGAAATCGTGGTGATATGGCAGATAATTTTAGCTTTGctag TTTTTTTCCGAGTCAGTTTCAGCCTTTGATAGCTATCATTTCTAACTCAATATTTAGTGCACTTGTCAAAGTGAAACTTTGTAAGAAGCCACAGCGCAGATATGATGTTAGTTCACCAACAACTATAACTGTCACATTGCCTGGCACAGAACCACATGATGCAGAAAGAAGAAA GCAGCTTGCCTTGAAGGCACTCAATGAAAGGCTAAGCAAGCCTGATACTACACCAAGCTGGCCCAGCCTTGATGATGAGGGCCCCACCAGCCCTACTGCACCATTACTTCCAAGCTCACAAAATTTGGCTTCACATGTGCAAGCGGCGCTGAAGCTGCCTGATGCTGACAGTGCTAAGTTAACAAAATCATCTGCCCTTGAACatgtgtag